A region of Vitis vinifera cultivar Pinot Noir 40024 chromosome 13, ASM3070453v1 DNA encodes the following proteins:
- the LOC104881213 gene encoding putative disease resistance protein At3g14460: protein MPIRIGKLKDLRILSNFIVDKNNGLTIKELKDMSHLRGELCISKLENVVNIQDARDADLKSKRNLESLIMQWSSELDGSGNERNQMDVLDSLQPCSNLNKLCIQLYGGPEFPRWIGGALFSKMVDLRLIDCRKCTSLPCLGQLPSLKQLRIQGMVGVKKVGAEFYGEIRVSAGKFFPSLESLHFNSMSEWEHWEDWSSSTVSLFPCLHELTIEVCPKLIMKLPTYLPSLTKLSVHFCRELESPLSRLPLLKELQVTECNEAVLSSGNDLTSLTKLTISGISGLIKLHEGIVQFLKGLRVLKVSECVKLEYLWEDGFGSENSHSLEIRDCDQLVSLGCNLQSLEISGCAELERLPNGWQSLTCLEELRIRACPKLASFPDVGFPPMLRNLFLDNCKGLKSLPDGMMLKMRNGSTDSNNLCLLEKLEIDNCPSLICFPKGQLPTTLKKLTIHDCQNLKSLPEGMMGMCALEDLSIRGCPFPKGQLPTTLKSLSISNCESLKSLPEGMMDMCALEDLCIEGCPCLIGLLIGGLPATLKELRIWSCKSLGSLAEGIMHQHSTNAAALQALEISSLKSLPEGIMHQHSTNAAALRVLSIYECPFLTSFPRGKFPSTLEQLHIRDCESLEPISKEMFHSTNNSLQSLTLRRYPNLKTLPDCLNTLTDLRIVDFENLELLLPQIKNLTRLTSLFIQNCENIKTPLSQWGLSRLTSLKYLRISGMFPDATSFSDDPHSILFPTTLTSLTLSHFRNLESLASLSLQTLTSLEQLEIQSCPKLRSILSREGLLPDTLSRLFVRCCPHLKQRYSKEEGYDWPKIAHIPCVDIHDQLNI from the coding sequence atgCCTATACGAATTGGCAAACTAAAAGATTTGCGGATATTGTCTAATTTCATTGTGGACAAAAACAACGGTTTGACAATCAAGGAGTTGAAGGACATGTCACATCTGCGAGGAGAACTttgcatttcaaaattggaaaatgtGGTGAATATTCAAGATGCAAGGGATGCCGATTTAAAATCGAAGCGTAACCTTGAAAGCTTGATAATGCAGTGGAGTTCTGAGTTGGATGGTTCAGGGAATGAAAGGAATCAAATGGATGTCCTTGACTCTCTACAACCATGTTCGAATCTGAACAAACTCTGCATTCAGTTGTATGGTGGTCCAGAATTCCCACGTTGGATAGGGGGTGCCTTGTTCTCTAAGATGGTGGATCTACGTCTCATAGATTGCAGAAAGTGCACGTCTTTACCATGCTTGGGGCAGTTGCCATCGCTCAAACAGTTGAGGATCCAAGGAATGGTTGGAGTAAAAAAAGTGGGTGCAGAGTTTTATGGAGAGATTCGTGTTTCTGCAGGTAAGTTTTTCCCATCACTAGAGTCTCTACATTTTAATAGCATGTCAGAATGGGAGCACTGGGAGGATTGGTCTTCCTCAACAGTGTCATTATTCCCTTGTCTCCATGAGCTTACAATTGAGGTTTGCCCCAAATTGATTATGAAACTACCCACTTACCTACCTTCTCTTACAAAGCTCTCTGTACACTTCTGTCGAGAATTGGAGTCTCCACTTTCAAGACTTCCACTGCTGAAGGAATTACAAGTAACAGAATGTAATGAGGCGGTCTTGAGCAGTGGAAATGACCTCACCTCACTCACCAAGTTAACAATTTCTGGGATTTCAGGGCTTATCAAATTGCATGAAGGAATTGTGCAATTTTTGAAAGGGCTTCGGGTTTTGAAAGTATCGGAATGTGTAAAACTCGAATATTTGTGGGAGGATGGTTTTGGATCGGAAAACTCTCATTCTCTTGAGATTAGAGATTGTGACCAACTTGTATCCTTGGGATGTAATCTTCAGTCTTTGGAAATAAGTGGATGTGCTGAACTAGAGAGGCTTCCAAATGGATGGCAGAGTCTAACATGCCTTGAAGAATTGAGAATCAGGGCTTGTCCAAAGCTAGCGTCATTTCCAGATGTAGGTTTCCCACCAATGCTGAGAAATCTTTTTCTTGATAATTGTAAAGGCCTAAAGAGCCTACCTGATGGCATGATGTTGAAGATGAGGAACGGTAGTACTGACAGCAACAACTTGTGTCTCCTTGAAAAGCTAGAGATAGACAACTGTCCATCTCTCATTTGCTTTCCAAAAGGGCAATTACCCACCACCCTTAAGAAACTAACCATACATGATTGTCAAAATCTAAAGTCTCTTCCAGAAGGAATGATGGGCATGTGTGCCCTTGAAGACTTATCTATACGGGGGTGTCCGTTTCCAAAAGGGCAATTACCCACCACCCTTAAGAGTCTAAGCATATCGAATTGTGAAAGTCTCAAGTCTCTTCCAGAAGGAATGATGGACATGTGTGCCCTTGAAGACTTATGTATAGAAGGGTGTCCGTGTCTTATTGGATTACTGATAGGTGGGTTACCCGCCACTCTCAAGGAACTCAGAATATGGAGTTGTAAAAGCCTAGGGTCTCTAGCAGAGGGAATAATGCACCAACATTCCACCAATGCTGCTGCTCTCCAAGCCTTGGAAATCTCAAGTCTTAAGTCTCTTCCAGAGGGAATAATGCACCAACATTCCACCAATGCAGCTGCTCTCCGAGTCTTGAGTATCTATGAATGTCCATTTCTCACATCCTTCCCAAGAGGCAAGTTTCCATCCACCCTTGAGCAACTTCACATTAGGGATTGTGAAAGCCTCGAGCCAATTTCAAAGGAGATGTTTCACTCTACTAATAATTCACTTCAATCTTTAACCCTCAGGAGGTATCCTAATCTCAAAACCCTACCAGATTGCCTCAACACCCTCACAGATCTACGTATTGtagattttgaaaatctggAATTGTTGCTTCCTCAGATAAAAAACCTCACTCGTCTTACATcgcttttcattcaaaattgtGAGAATATCAAGACCCCCCTGTCCCAATGGGGCCTTTCCAGACTCACCTCTCTTAAATACCTCCGGATTAGTGGCATGTTTCCAGATGCAACTTCCTTTTCGGATGACCCCCACTCGATTCTTTTTCCTACAACTCTCACCTCCCTTACCCTTTCACATTTCCGGAATCTGGAATCCCTAGCCTCCCTGTCTCTCCAAACCCTCACCTCTCTTGAACAGCTAGAAATCCAAAGTTGCCCTAAGCTCCGGTCGATTTTGTCAAGGGAAGGACTATTGCCTGACACCCTTTCACGACTGTTTGTGAGGTGTTGCCCACATCTAAAACAAAGGTACTCGAAAGAGGAAGGATATGATTGGCCCAAGATTGCCCACATCCCCTGTGTGGATATACATGATCAGCTCAACATCTGA
- the LOC104881219 gene encoding putative disease resistance RPP13-like protein 1, translating into MEEGDQKLMNLWFILTQREYFLCVCCACTDWDLSDAEDKQITDHSVKEWLGNLKDLAYDMEDILDEFAYEALQRELTAKEADHQGRPSKVRKLVSICLGIFNPNVNMRSKVLEITRHLRDISAQKSELCLEKVAAITHSTGGRPVTASLVYEPQVYGRGTKKEIIIGMLLRNEPTKTNFSVVSIVAMGGMGKTTVARLVYDDDKTITKHFDKKAWVCVSDQFDAVRITKTILNSVTNSQSSDSQDLHQIQENLGNELKGKKFLIVLDDLWNDDYFELDMLCSPFWVGAQGSKILVTTRNNNVANKMRGHKILHELKQLPYDDCLKIFQTHAFEHMNIDEHPNLESIGRRIVEKCGGSPLAARALGGLLRSELRECEWERVLYIKVWDFTDKECDIIPALRLSYYHLSSHLKRCFTYCANFPQDYEFTKQGLILLWKAEGLIQQSKDNRKMEDLGDKYFDELLSRSFFQSSNSNKSRFVMHDLINDLAKSIAGDTCLHLDDGLWNDLQCSVLENTRHSSFIRHHYDIFKNFERFHKKERLRTFIALPIDVPTNGGRFFLSNKVLEELIPRLGHLRVLSLAHYMISKIPDSFDIEIIIM; encoded by the exons ATGGAAGAGGGAGATCAGAAGTTAATGAATTTGTGGTTCATTCTCACCCAAAGAGAATACTTTCTTTGTGTTTGTTGTGCTTGTACTGATTGGGACCTATCAGACGCGGAGGACAAGCAGATCACGGATCACTCTGTGAAAGAGTGGCTGGGCAATCTGAAGGATTTGGCTTATGATATGGAGGACATCTTGGATGAGTTCGCCTACGAAGCTTTGCAACGGGAACTCACGGCCAAAGAAGCTGATCATCAAGGCAGGCCGAGCAAGGTACGCAAGCTCGTCTCCATTTGTCTTGGCATTTTCAATCCTAATGTTAACATGAGGTCCAAGGTGTTGGAAATCACTCGCCACTTACGAGATATTTCGGCTCAAAAATCTGAGCTTTGTCTAGAAAAGGTGGCTGCGATAACCCACTCTACTGGGGGAAGGCCAGTCACTGCATCTCTAGTATATGAACCTCAGGTCTATGGTAGGGGGACAAAAAAAGAGATTATAATTGGTATGCTGCTTAGGAATGAACCCACTAAAACCAATTTTTCTGTAGTTTCCATCGTGGCCATGGGTGGGATGGGCAAGACCACAGTGGCAAGACTGGTGTACGATGACGATAAGACCATAACCaagcattttgataaaaaagcCTGGGTTTGTGTCTCAGATCAGTTCGATGCAGTGAGAATAACGAAGACAATTCTCAACTCGGTGACTAATTCTCAAAGCAGTGATTCACAAGACTTGCatcaaattcaagaaaatttGGGGAATgaattgaagggaaaaaaatttctGATAGTTTTGGATGATTTGTGGAATGATGATTACTTTGAGTTGGACATGCTATGCTCCCCTTTCTGGGTGGGAGCACAGGGAAGCAAAATTCTAGTCACAACTCGCAATAATAATGTTGCAAACAAGATGAGAGGACACAAGATCTTACATGAGCTCAAACAGTTACCTTATGATGATTGTTTGAAGATATTTCAAACACATGCTTTTGAACATATGAATATCGATGAGCACCCAAATTTGGAATCAATTGGTAGGAGAATTGTAGAGAAGTGTGGAGGTTCGCCCTTAGCAGCAAGAGCCCTTGGTGGCCTTTTGCGCTCTGAACTACGTGAATGTGAATGGGAAAGAGTATTGTACATCAAAGTATGGGATTTCACAGACAAGGAATGTGACATCATCCCTGCCTTGAGATTGAGCTACTATCATCTGTCTTCACATTTAAAGAGGTGTTTTACTTATTGCGCAAATTTTCCCCAGGATTATGAGTTTACAAAGCAAGGGTTAATCCTCCTATGGAAGGCGGAGGGGTTAATTCAACAATCAAAAGAtaatagaaaaatggaagatCTTGGTGATAAGTATTTTGATGAGCTATTGTCAAGGTCATTTTTCCAATCGTCCAATAGCAATAAATCACGATTCGTTATGCATGACCTTATCAACGATCTAGCTAAATCTATTGCTGGAGACACATGCTTGCATTTGGATGATGGGTTGTGGAATGATTTGCAATGCTCCGTTCTTGAAAATACTCGTCATTCATCATTCATCCGTCATCATTAtgatatctttaaaaattttgaaaggttTCATAAGAAAGAGCGCTTGCGCACGTTCATAGCTTTGCCGATTGATGTACCAACTAATGGAGGTCGTTTCTTCTTAAGTAATAAGGTGCTTGAAGAATTGATACCAAGGTTAGGGCACTTAAGGGTGCTCTCATTGGCTCATTACATGATAAGTAAGATACCAGATTCATTTG ACATTGAAATTATCATTATGTGA